Proteins co-encoded in one Paracrocinitomix mangrovi genomic window:
- the ychF gene encoding redox-regulated ATPase YchF: MKCGIVGLPNVGKSTLFNCLSNAKAQSANFPFCTIEPNVGVITVPDNRLSELENIVHPERVVPTTIEIVDIAGLVKGAHKGEGLGNQFLANIREVDAIIHVLRCFDDDNIVHVDGSVDPVRDKEVIDYELQLKDLETVENKINSLKRAVKSGDKELVKQYDFCEKLKSALEAGQPARTVVPETDPEIEVMKNMHLLTAKPVLYLCNVDESSVKTGNAYTKLIEPIAEAEGAEMLIIGTKIEADIAEFETYEERALFLEELGLEEAGVNRLIRAAYKLLNLQTYFTAGVKEVRAWTVPIGATAPQAAGVIHSDFEKGFIRAEVMKFSDFISLGSENAVKEAGKLKVEGKAYVVEDGDIMHFRHNV, from the coding sequence TTGAAATGTGGTATTGTTGGTCTTCCTAATGTTGGTAAATCAACTCTTTTTAATTGTTTGTCTAATGCTAAGGCACAATCTGCAAACTTTCCTTTTTGCACCATTGAACCTAATGTGGGTGTTATTACAGTTCCGGATAACAGGTTATCTGAATTGGAGAATATTGTACATCCAGAAAGAGTAGTGCCAACTACTATAGAGATTGTAGATATTGCCGGATTGGTAAAAGGAGCTCACAAAGGTGAAGGCTTGGGTAATCAATTTTTAGCCAACATTAGAGAGGTAGATGCCATTATTCACGTTTTGCGTTGTTTTGATGATGATAATATTGTTCACGTTGACGGTTCAGTAGATCCGGTAAGAGATAAAGAAGTAATTGATTACGAATTACAGCTTAAAGATTTAGAGACGGTTGAAAACAAAATCAATTCTCTAAAAAGAGCAGTAAAATCGGGAGATAAAGAATTGGTAAAGCAATATGATTTTTGCGAAAAGTTGAAATCTGCTTTAGAAGCTGGTCAACCGGCAAGAACGGTTGTTCCTGAAACAGATCCTGAAATTGAGGTGATGAAGAATATGCACCTTTTAACAGCAAAGCCTGTTTTGTATCTGTGTAATGTGGATGAATCATCTGTTAAAACTGGAAACGCTTATACTAAGTTAATTGAACCTATTGCGGAAGCTGAAGGAGCTGAAATGTTGATAATAGGAACAAAGATTGAAGCAGATATTGCAGAGTTTGAAACTTACGAAGAACGTGCTTTGTTTCTTGAAGAATTAGGTTTAGAGGAAGCTGGTGTAAACAGATTAATTAGAGCTGCGTATAAGTTATTGAATCTTCAAACGTATTTCACCGCAGGTGTAAAAGAAGTTAGAGCATGGACAGTTCCTATTGGTGCTACAGCTCCTCAAGCTGCAGGTGTAATTCACTCTGATTTTGAAAAAGGCTTTATTAGAGCTGAGGTAATGAAATTTAGTGATTTCATCAGCTTAGGTTCAGAGAACGCAGTGAAAGAAGCCGGAAAATTAAAAGTTGAAGGTAAAGCTTACGTTGTTGAGGATGGAGACATCATGCACTTTAGACACAACGTTTAA
- a CDS encoding gliding motility-associated C-terminal domain-containing protein: MNNLKKFLFSTLLVGASVSSIAQGNVACVDMEPICTDAGLNFTANAGGGNVLTTQPGNNYGCLGYSPNPTWYYLEISQSGAINMNLWAPQDIDFIIWGPFTDLATAQGQCGNLGNGGAGQSVIDCSYSSTNNEFPDIPNAVVGEVYVMLITNYANSVQDLTLTQVGGTGATDCSIVQPDPCVSDPGTFVIQEDPVGAPPLVLATSPLYLCEGDAFLITSNGDYILPNDTIAQPVGDGIYSAQLMWLVYDGVPTSGDPSADPNFLNFIIPMEDLSDVNDAASPIIQNFGCGTYYFVPVAGDDGIGGNNNAANGVNDNGGLDWDKNNNGCYLLGDAIEVTYACAITTTSSVNCNPPSLINGIDIDITGGAGNYTVVNLGAGNLASTSVTNGGTATVANLGNNDNWSIQLTDTEGCLATASGVFSAPVITNITLTPAPDCPVSGTGQVDVTVNGTSGQGAPYTIVMASDPPIVGTTGNYVDVAGTIVPIVVSDQDGCISDSTVTIPSAGHFINVQIQSVQGEFCYGDGDGAASISATAVPAGSSTITSIEWTDPNGQVSGNTAASHTTESGMLPGVWTVCVTDDLGCEVCIPIEITAPQELDIFVENSNEPVCYGFSDGSIDVGVSGGTQPLSFSWSHNTSLTGDVANTIPAGTYWAYVTDDNGCMDSIEVIMGQPDSLHGYFTIKDVLCYGDSTGGIIVDSVAGNFGNVTYNWNMQGQVPNPPNNFNTAGNLPAGTYVITLLDDNGCNNEYEFTLTQNPPITLAEFGSEPAYCRLFNYQSGNGVVYVSATGGVADYTYLWTNLGTGQTSSNTTWGGLNPGQYSIVVTDDVGCTLYQTIQLDSVNPIADFTVISSQLDGNLEGTAPVEVQFENQSLYFANPNNPNSDTTFFWNLNHNNVPWYITHDYFEVMDTIYTGENVFEVCLVAINKNGCTDTSCVDIIVHEQPDILPPNVFTPGGDGDNDVFTFFLNSQGVDEFSAVIVDRWGKTMFEFNSITDAWNGDNKNGKPCTEGVYFYTYEIVYTNGTTGAGQGTVTLIRQ, translated from the coding sequence ATGAATAATTTAAAGAAATTTTTGTTTTCGACTTTATTGGTTGGTGCTTCTGTAAGCTCAATAGCCCAGGGAAATGTTGCCTGCGTAGATATGGAGCCAATTTGTACAGATGCCGGACTAAACTTTACTGCTAACGCAGGTGGTGGAAACGTGTTAACAACTCAACCCGGTAATAATTATGGATGTTTAGGTTATTCACCTAATCCAACTTGGTATTACTTGGAAATTTCACAATCAGGTGCAATTAATATGAATCTTTGGGCACCTCAGGATATTGACTTTATCATTTGGGGACCATTTACGGATTTAGCAACTGCACAAGGACAATGTGGAAATTTAGGAAATGGTGGAGCTGGTCAAAGTGTAATTGATTGTAGTTATTCTTCCACAAATAATGAGTTTCCTGATATACCAAATGCCGTTGTTGGTGAAGTATATGTAATGCTAATTACAAATTACGCTAACTCTGTACAGGATTTAACTTTAACTCAAGTAGGTGGTACCGGAGCTACAGATTGTAGTATTGTACAACCTGACCCATGTGTGTCTGATCCCGGAACTTTTGTTATTCAAGAAGATCCAGTTGGAGCGCCTCCTTTGGTGTTGGCAACTTCACCATTGTATTTATGTGAAGGTGATGCTTTTTTGATTACATCTAATGGTGATTACATTTTACCAAATGATACAATTGCGCAACCAGTGGGTGATGGAATTTACTCTGCTCAATTGATGTGGTTAGTGTATGATGGAGTTCCAACTTCTGGAGATCCAAGTGCAGATCCTAACTTCTTGAATTTTATCATTCCAATGGAAGACTTATCAGATGTTAATGATGCTGCTTCTCCTATTATACAAAACTTTGGTTGCGGAACTTATTATTTTGTTCCGGTTGCCGGAGATGACGGAATTGGTGGAAATAATAATGCTGCCAATGGTGTCAATGATAATGGAGGATTAGATTGGGATAAAAACAACAATGGTTGTTATTTATTAGGTGATGCCATAGAGGTAACTTATGCATGTGCCATCACAACTACTTCATCTGTTAACTGTAACCCTCCTAGCTTAATAAACGGAATAGATATCGATATTACAGGAGGTGCAGGAAACTACACAGTAGTGAATCTTGGAGCAGGAAATCTTGCTTCTACAAGTGTTACAAATGGAGGAACTGCAACAGTAGCAAATCTAGGTAACAACGATAACTGGTCTATCCAATTAACAGATACAGAAGGATGTTTAGCAACAGCATCAGGAGTGTTTAGTGCTCCGGTAATTACTAACATTACTTTAACGCCTGCACCGGACTGTCCGGTTTCAGGAACTGGACAAGTTGATGTAACTGTAAATGGAACATCAGGTCAAGGAGCGCCTTATACGATTGTTATGGCAAGTGATCCTCCAATTGTAGGAACAACTGGTAACTATGTAGATGTTGCCGGAACCATTGTTCCAATTGTTGTTTCAGATCAAGACGGTTGTATTTCAGATTCAACTGTAACAATCCCTTCTGCAGGTCACTTCATCAATGTTCAAATTCAATCTGTTCAAGGTGAATTCTGTTACGGAGATGGTGATGGAGCTGCTTCAATTTCAGCTACAGCTGTTCCTGCTGGTTCAAGTACAATTACTTCAATTGAATGGACAGACCCTAATGGTCAGGTATCAGGAAATACTGCCGCATCACATACTACTGAAAGTGGAATGTTACCAGGTGTATGGACAGTTTGTGTAACTGATGATTTAGGATGTGAAGTTTGTATTCCAATTGAAATTACAGCTCCTCAAGAGTTAGATATCTTTGTTGAAAATTCAAATGAACCGGTATGTTACGGTTTCTCAGATGGATCAATTGATGTAGGAGTGAGTGGTGGAACTCAACCGCTTTCATTCTCATGGTCTCATAATACTTCTTTAACAGGTGATGTTGCTAATACAATTCCTGCTGGAACATATTGGGCTTATGTAACGGATGATAACGGTTGTATGGATTCAATTGAAGTAATCATGGGGCAACCAGATTCATTACATGGTTATTTTACAATCAAAGATGTTCTTTGTTATGGTGACTCTACTGGAGGAATTATTGTGGATAGTGTTGCAGGAAACTTTGGTAACGTAACGTATAACTGGAATATGCAAGGTCAAGTGCCAAATCCACCTAATAACTTTAATACTGCAGGTAATTTACCAGCAGGAACATATGTTATTACTTTGCTAGATGATAATGGTTGTAACAATGAGTATGAATTTACTTTAACTCAAAACCCACCTATTACTTTGGCAGAATTTGGTTCAGAGCCTGCTTATTGTAGACTTTTTAATTATCAATCTGGTAATGGTGTTGTTTATGTTTCTGCAACCGGAGGTGTAGCAGATTACACATACTTGTGGACAAATTTGGGTACGGGTCAAACTTCTTCTAATACAACATGGGGAGGATTGAATCCTGGTCAATATTCAATTGTAGTTACAGATGATGTTGGATGTACGTTATACCAAACTATTCAATTAGACTCAGTAAATCCAATTGCAGATTTCACTGTAATTTCATCTCAATTGGATGGAAACTTGGAAGGAACTGCTCCAGTTGAGGTACAGTTTGAAAATCAGTCTTTGTATTTTGCAAATCCTAACAATCCAAACTCTGATACAACATTCTTCTGGAATTTAAATCATAACAATGTGCCTTGGTACATCACACATGATTACTTTGAAGTAATGGATACAATTTATACAGGTGAAAATGTATTTGAAGTTTGTTTAGTAGCTATCAATAAAAATGGATGTACTGATACTTCATGTGTGGATATTATAGTTCACGAACAACCTGATATTTTACCTCCAAACGTATTTACTCCAGGTGGTGATGGTGACAATGATGTATTTACATTCTTTTTAAACTCTCAAGGTGTTGATGAATTCAGTGCTGTGATAGTTGATAGATGGGGTAAAACAATGTTCGAGTTCAATAGCATTACAGATGCTTGGAATGGAGACAATAAAAACGGAAAACCGTGTACTGAGGGAGTTTATTTCTACACTTATGAAATAGTCTACACTAATGGTACAACAGGAGCCGGACAGGGAACTGTCACACTGATACGACAATAA
- a CDS encoding transketolase: MAVATTTEISSQIRRDIIRMVTAVQSGHPGGSLGCADFFSVLFFEVLNINPDNFTMDGIGEDLFFLSNGHISPVLYSTLAHRGYFDKAELGTFRKLNSRLQGHPSPDKGLPGVRIATGSLGQGLSVGIGAALAKKLNGDDKLVFTLHGDGELQEGQIWEAAMYAAGNKVDNLIATVDYNHKQIDGDIDDVLPMGDLAQKWQAFGWEVLKMDGHDHNAILDTLNKAKSMCGNGKPIVIIMETVMGQGVDFMMHTHKWHGSPPSEEQAENALSQLEETLGDY, encoded by the coding sequence ATGGCAGTAGCAACAACAACTGAAATCAGTTCTCAAATCAGAAGAGACATTATTAGAATGGTAACTGCAGTACAATCAGGTCATCCCGGAGGTTCTTTGGGTTGTGCCGATTTTTTTTCAGTACTATTTTTTGAAGTATTAAATATAAATCCTGACAATTTCACAATGGATGGAATTGGTGAAGATTTATTCTTTTTGTCAAATGGACACATTTCACCTGTATTATATAGCACACTGGCGCATAGAGGATATTTTGACAAAGCTGAATTAGGAACTTTCAGAAAATTGAACAGCCGTTTACAAGGTCATCCTTCTCCAGACAAAGGTTTACCGGGAGTTAGAATTGCAACCGGATCTTTAGGTCAAGGTCTTTCAGTTGGAATTGGTGCTGCTTTAGCCAAAAAATTAAATGGTGATGATAAGCTTGTGTTTACATTACACGGTGATGGTGAATTACAAGAAGGCCAAATTTGGGAAGCTGCTATGTATGCTGCAGGAAACAAAGTTGATAATCTAATTGCTACGGTTGATTACAACCATAAACAAATTGATGGTGATATAGATGATGTATTACCAATGGGAGATTTGGCACAAAAATGGCAAGCATTTGGCTGGGAAGTTCTCAAAATGGATGGACATGACCACAATGCGATATTAGATACTTTAAATAAAGCTAAATCTATGTGCGGTAACGGAAAACCAATTGTAATCATTATGGAAACCGTAATGGGACAAGGGGTTGACTTTATGATGCACACACATAAATGGCATGGTTCTCCTCCTTCTGAAGAACAAGCAGAAAATGCACTTTCTCAGTTAGAGGAAACTTTAGGTGATTATTAA